The proteins below come from a single Pleuronectes platessa chromosome 3, fPlePla1.1, whole genome shotgun sequence genomic window:
- the LOC128436498 gene encoding coiled-coil domain-containing protein 40-like: MEGRYSQVDEDPKPQEGEASEDRAVSDPPECDSQDPIGPEPEDSAPEPDPSLSGEDENSLDSVQDNSAQMPVNTNLSNLNTSEDMEDEEPLLEEEEEEFLVLDPEHPLVRRQQAALNKQLREELERIEIQIKEKLGVEKTEASLIQEKGLKIFRIQEQLARLHTRLEEHHQNREKAENEYQQAQDQLEAGNRYFSNISSQHSRAKADVSQLQEEVDNLSLHLVFAQRACEDLHSEVKANRTTRRKAGAEKNQAEEQKLKQDLYVERLTKELERLTQQVAMYESKASAQAEETQAARQVLSEVEMEMESLVMMRKQLLQLWNSSVLSLRRRDEDLSKMQEDVRTKEDQVILLDGEIEGFKKSTTVEQEKNEALTLQLNRVLMDGATSRKLISQKQAQHEALQAEYSICIRILNDSENTLDRLTKETSSHQTHLNNQRRQLEKENAVRLELEDKIMTHIQQKLTHNKAAKYSQRLTSNKAELKKEKISQLWQLENEVVTVGLEIIEVTQHLESLSVTQEALDEEKAKYQRMITSNQAQITLFNALIEKKETTIANYNRKISKITASTGNEDLSPLQIKVDALKAAIEELAANIKIDQQLWMKRQTTLVGLTREIEANSKNMHKLQIEHTVMQQKEIHFKNQIEAEHQEHRDLEKNTKMLREDLLKLNYMLSKNGQLSQALEKENVLMESDFLRRLKEAERDSVEIQMTYEKTHDEKERLLNSLVEAERKILLWEKKIQLVKETRSALDSDVVQGEIQMMKAEIHRSEAQLNQLKRQQEQLLRESEETVVRRETIANRRKAMVHSSQKQATKGELSRQAQGLRRKIKDLHKHVAECEQVIKDQQESQGYLADALAQQKQRLIELCSTSRTLDHEIVALEDTKVRNLDHLLILQNRAKKLLGVCEGRYKASSTRESVRAALQTQTEHVHATSAILHRVCEEFPQHQGPLRRLTLALAGRAQAI, from the exons ATGGAAGGAAGGTACAGCCAAGTTGACGAAGACCCAAAGCCACAGGAAGGAGAGGCTTCAGAGGACAGGGCAGTTTCTGACCCACCAGAG TGTGACTCACAGGATCCGATAGGACCAGAGCCTGAAGACTCGGCCCCTGAGCCTGACCCTTCCCTTAGTGGTGAGGATGAAAACTCCCTGGATTCTG tGCAAGACAACTCTGCTCAGATGCCAGTGAATACTAACCTCTCCAACCTCAACACGTCAGAAGAcatggaggatgaggagccactgctggaggaggaagaggaggaatttCTTGTTCTTGATCCTGAACAT CCCCTGGTCAGAAGGCAGCAAGCTGCTCTGAACAAAcagctgagagaggagctggagaggatcGAGATTCAGATAAAGGAAAAA CTGGGAGTTGAGAAGACAGAGGCCAGCCTCATACAGGAGAAAGGTTTAAAGATTTTCAGGATTCAGGAGCAGCTGGCCAGACTCCACACAAGGCTGGAGGAGCATCATCAGAACAGGGAAAAGGCGGAAAACGAATATCAGCAGGCCCAGGATCAGCTGGAGGCAGGGAATAGATACTTTTCCAACATTAGCAGCCAGCACAGCAGAGCCAAAGCTGATG TGTCCCAGCTACAGGAAGAGGTCGACAACTTGTCGCTGCACCTCGTCTTCGCACAGAGAGCCTGTGAAGATCTGCATTCTGAAGTCAAAGCAAATAGGACCACCAGACGCAAAGCGGGAGCCGAGAAGAATCAGGCTGAAGAACAGAAACTGAAGCAG GATTTATATGTGGAGCGTCTGACGAAGGAACTGGAGAGGCTGACTCAGCAGGTTGCCATGTATGAGTCCAAGGCCAGTGCTcaagcagaggagacacaggcagCCAGACAGGTCCTCTCTGAG gttgagatggagatggagtcTCTGGTGATGATGCgtaaacagctgctgcagctgtggaaCAGCAGCGTGTTGAGCTTGAGGAGACGCGATGAAGACCTCAGCAAgatgcaggaggatgtgcg CACAAAAGAGGACCAGGTGATCTTATTGGACGGAGAGATTGAAGGCTTCAAGAAATCCACCACTGTAGAACAGGAGAAAAATGAGGCACTGACTCTGCAGCTGAACAGGGTCCTGATGGATGGAGCCACCTCCAGAAAGCTGATCAGTCAGAAACAGGCCCAGCACGAGGCTCTACAGGCAGAATACAGCATCTGCATCCGCATCCTGAACGACTCCGAGAACACCCTCGACAGGCTCACGAAG GAAACCAGCAGCCACCAGACTCATCTGAATAATCAGAGGAGGCAGTTGGAGAAAGAGAATGCTGTgcgtctggagctggaggacaaGATCATGACCCACATTCAGCAGAAGCTTACCCACAACAAGGCTGCCAAGTACTCCCAAAGGCTCACCAGCAACAAAGCTGAGCTCAAGAAAGAAAAG ATCTCACAGCTGTGGCAGCTTGAGAATGAGGTGGTGACAGTCGGACTGGAGATCATTGAGGTCACCCAGCATCTGGAAAGCCTCTCCGTCACTCAGGAAGCCCTCGATGAGGAGAAAGCAAAGTACCAAAGAATGATCACGTCCAACCAGGCCCAGATTACTCTCTTCAATGCACTGATTGAAAAGAAGGAGACCACCATTGCCAACTACAACAGAAAGATCAGTAAAATTACAGCCAGCACTGGG AATGAAGACCTAAGTCCTCTGCAAATCAAGGTGGATGCGTTGAAGGCTGCTATCGAGGAGCTCGCAGCGAATATCAAGAttgaccagcagctctggatgAAACGTCAGACGACTCTAGTAGGACTGACGCGGGAGATAGAGGCCAACAGCAAGAACATGCATAAACTGCAGATAGAGCACACTGTCATGCAGCAGAAAGAAATACATTTCAAGA ATCAGATTGAAGCAGAGCACCAAGAGCATAGGGATCTGGAGAAGAACACGAAGATGCTGAGAGAAGACCTGCTGAAGCTCAACTACATGCTCAGCAAGAACGGGCAGCTCAGCCAGGCACTGGAGAAGGAGAATGTGCTGATGGAGTCAGATTTTCTGCGGAGACTTAAG GAAGCAGAGCGGGACTCAGTGGAGATCCAGATGACGTATGAGAAGACCCATGATGAGAAAGAAAGACTCCTCAACAGTCTGGTGGAAGCTGA GCGGAAGATCCTGCTGTGGGAGAAGAAGATCCAGCTTGTCAAAGAGACTCGTTCAGCTTTGGACTCTGACGTGGTCCAGGGTGAAATCCAGATGATGAAGGCTGAGATACATCGTAGTGAG GCCCAACTCAACCAACTAAAGAGGCAGCAGGAGCAGTTGCTGAGGGAAAGTGAAGAGACAGTGGTGAGGAGGGAGACTATTGCTAACCGTAGAAAGGCCATGGTCCACAGCTCACAAAAACAGGCTACAAAAGGTGAGCTTAGCCGCCAAGCACAAGGCCTGAGGCGCAAGATCAAGGACCTGCACAAG CATGTGGCTGAGTGTGAGCAGGTGATCAAGGACCAACAGGAGAGCCAGGGGTATCTGGCTGACGCGCTTGCACAGCAGAAGCAGCGGCTGATAGAACTGTGCAGCACCAGCCGCACCCTGGACCATGAAATTGTTGCTCTCGAGGACACTAAAGTCAGG AACTTAGACCACCTGTTGATTCTACAGAACCGGGCTAAGAAGCTGCTGGGGGTGTGCGAGGGCCGCTACAAGGCTTCGTCCACCAGGGAGTCAGTCAGAGCAGCTCTGCAAACCCAGACTGAGCATGTGCACGCTACCTCTGCCATCTTGCACCGAGTTTGTGAAGAGTTCCCCCAGCACCAGGGGCCACTCCGCAGGCTAACGTTAGCGTTGGCAGGTCGTGCTCAGGCAATTTGA